One genomic window of Onychostoma macrolepis isolate SWU-2019 chromosome 25, ASM1243209v1, whole genome shotgun sequence includes the following:
- the ciao2a gene encoding cytosolic iron-sulfur assembly component 2A, whose product MELVSGLLNRIWLLAGLSDATDAKRSKKMEEKALEVYDVIRTIRDPEKPNTLEELDVVTEKCVEVQDLGDDEYLIIIKFSPTVPHCSLATLIGLCLQVKLQRCLPFKHKLEIYITEGTHSTEEDINKQINDKERVAAAMENPNLREIVEQCVTEPDD is encoded by the exons ATGGAGCTCGTGTCCGGTCTGCTGAACCGAATCTGGCTTTTGGCGGGACTTTCTGACGCGACGGATGCCAAGAGAAGCAAGAAGATGGAGGAAAAAGCGCTGGAGGTGTACG ACGTGATTCGGACGATCCGTGACCCGGAGAAGCCCAATACTCTGGAGGAGCTGGATGTGGTGACGGAGAAGTGCGTGGAGGTCCAGGACCTCGGAGACGACGAGTATCTGATCATCATCAAGTTCTCTCCAACCGTCCCGCATTGCTCTCTGGCCACTCTGATAG GTCTGTGCTTACAAGTCAAGCTTCAGCGCTGCCTGCCGTTCAAGCACAAG CTGGAGATTTACATAACTGAGGGAACGCACTCGACCGAGGAGGATA TTAACAAACAGATCAATGATAAGGAGCGTGTGGCGGCCGCCATGGAGAACCCCAACCTGCGGGAGATCGTGGAGCAGTGCGTGACCGAACCGGACGACTGA